In one Leuconostoc suionicum genomic region, the following are encoded:
- a CDS encoding Crp/Fnr family transcriptional regulator, with protein MTQYTQPHAEGDHSACIRLVPIFNHLEESSMDRIAGKAHTKHYQKGAFLFRSQEKDDALYIVNRGKVRIYRLSDSGKEQLVRILNPGDFTGEWTLFNPDAVHEEYAEATRDTSVCMIQQHDVQEFLKEYPAISLKLLGEMSQRLEKSARQTAQVAVESVITRLVLFLAENVEPEMGNSPTITLPMAKKDIASYLGTTPETISRKFGELENEGLIQQLSGKRIKIQDLDDLLLYSE; from the coding sequence TTGACTCAATACACCCAACCACATGCAGAAGGAGACCACTCAGCTTGTATCCGCTTAGTCCCGATATTCAATCATTTGGAGGAAAGCTCGATGGATCGCATCGCTGGAAAAGCTCACACGAAGCACTATCAAAAAGGGGCGTTTCTGTTTCGCTCGCAAGAAAAAGATGATGCCTTATATATTGTGAATCGCGGAAAAGTCCGCATCTATCGCTTGTCTGATTCTGGTAAAGAGCAACTAGTGCGTATTTTGAATCCGGGTGACTTTACGGGAGAATGGACGTTGTTCAATCCTGATGCTGTGCATGAGGAATACGCAGAAGCTACTCGAGATACGTCTGTCTGCATGATTCAACAACATGATGTACAAGAGTTTCTAAAAGAGTATCCTGCAATTTCGTTAAAGCTGCTAGGAGAGATGTCGCAGCGGTTAGAAAAATCCGCACGTCAAACCGCACAAGTAGCCGTGGAGAGTGTCATTACCCGTTTAGTTTTGTTTTTGGCAGAAAATGTGGAACCTGAAATGGGCAACTCTCCCACCATCACCCTGCCGATGGCAAAAAAGGACATTGCTTCCTATTTAGGAACGACACCTGAGACCATCAGTCGCAAATTTGGAGAATTGGAGAACGAGGGATTGATTCAACAGCTGTCTGGGAAAAGAATCAAGATTCAGGATTTAGATGATTTATTGCTTTACAGCGAATAA
- a CDS encoding Fur family transcriptional regulator, with protein sequence MSALNEIIEKLRSAGFKATPQRKSIIQYLIDSDTHPSAQQISDDLHANLTTVYNTLAILESENFVITIENEQSGEKSYDFFDIPHYHLVCVHCGKIEDKSDIDFAPLWQKVQNHSTFKPKQIHLEFTGVCAQCQLKGLQ encoded by the coding sequence ATGTCTGCATTAAATGAAATTATTGAAAAGTTACGTAGTGCTGGTTTTAAGGCTACGCCGCAACGAAAATCAATTATTCAATATTTAATAGATTCTGATACGCATCCAAGCGCTCAACAAATTTCTGATGATTTGCATGCAAATTTGACTACAGTGTACAACACGCTAGCCATCTTAGAATCCGAAAATTTTGTTATCACAATTGAAAATGAGCAAAGTGGAGAGAAATCGTATGATTTTTTCGATATACCACACTATCATTTAGTTTGTGTTCATTGTGGCAAGATTGAAGATAAATCAGATATTGATTTTGCGCCTTTATGGCAAAAGGTTCAAAATCATTCAACTTTTAAACCTAAGCAGATACATCTTGAATTTACGGGTGTATGTGCGCAGTGTCAGTTGAAAGGACTGCAATAA
- a CDS encoding heavy-metal-associated domain-containing protein, with the protein MEKAILQLETLSCPSCMQKIEGAVKSVNGVDKDSIKVLFNSSKVKVDFDSAVTSIEEIQKAIENVGYPVLKAKVKAA; encoded by the coding sequence ATGGAAAAAGCTATATTGCAATTAGAAACGTTGTCTTGTCCAAGTTGTATGCAAAAAATTGAAGGTGCCGTAAAATCAGTTAACGGTGTTGATAAAGACAGCATTAAAGTATTATTCAACTCCAGCAAAGTCAAAGTCGATTTTGATTCAGCAGTCACTTCGATTGAAGAGATTCAAAAAGCTATCGAAAACGTAGGCTATCCGGTCCTTAAAGCAAAAGTCAAGGCCGCTTAA
- a CDS encoding Dps family protein — protein sequence MTENKASQERTPQERLQEEQEHKEHVHHTKINAAAISDHLLGNMHTLHVKLHQYHWYVNGANFFTLHEKFEELYNQNEEWFDKLAERLITSGHKPASTTAEFEKYSMLSEDAINKYAKAEDMVENIIEDFRSTRELTIRAIRLVQDEGDDALEDTLIAFKNDLDKNIWMLQAFIGKEALEDDDAFDEDED from the coding sequence ATGACTGAAAATAAAGCTTCTCAAGAAAGAACACCCCAAGAAAGATTGCAAGAAGAACAAGAACACAAGGAACATGTCCATCATACAAAAATTAATGCAGCGGCCATTTCGGATCATCTTTTAGGGAACATGCATACTTTACATGTGAAATTGCACCAATATCACTGGTATGTAAATGGCGCTAATTTCTTCACCCTGCATGAAAAATTTGAAGAATTGTATAATCAAAACGAAGAATGGTTCGACAAACTAGCAGAACGCTTGATTACTTCCGGTCATAAACCGGCTTCAACCACCGCTGAATTTGAAAAATATTCCATGCTTTCAGAAGATGCCATCAATAAATACGCTAAAGCAGAAGACATGGTTGAAAATATTATCGAAGATTTCAGAAGTACCCGTGAATTAACGATTCGTGCTATTCGTTTAGTACAAGATGAGGGTGACGATGCTTTAGAAGATACACTGATTGCTTTTAAAAATGACTTAGATAAAAACATTTGGATGTTGCAAGCGTTCATTGGCAAAGAGGCATTGGAAGACGATGATGCGTTTGATGAGGATGAAGATTAG
- a CDS encoding Dyp-type peroxidase has translation MTIQINQAQDVWKDVGRSVDFIVLKLKRENLEQDQEQIADFSDRSQAILRSMQIRADNADLRMSIGFSYAAWTYLFPNANVPSELESFKGLNGPEYAMPATDGDVFIHVRAKEEAVVYETVSQLMQFLSPIAEVIDETKGFRYFEGRAIIGFIDGTEAPSAVDAAEYALIGEEDSEFENGSYAFAQKWIHDMNFWKSLSTDTQEKAVGRQKFTDLELDDDDKFANAHNVASKLEIDEKEQKIVRMNVPFSDLNTKQVGTYFIGYARHWEVTKGMLNQMLEKSDYLLTFSQIVSGQLFFIPSRPMLDNIASGELF, from the coding sequence ATGACAATACAAATTAATCAAGCGCAAGACGTTTGGAAAGATGTAGGGCGGAGTGTTGACTTTATCGTCCTCAAGCTAAAGCGGGAAAATTTGGAACAAGACCAAGAACAAATTGCTGACTTTTCTGATCGCTCACAAGCTATTCTTCGCTCGATGCAAATTAGAGCTGATAATGCTGATTTACGAATGAGTATAGGGTTTAGTTATGCGGCCTGGACCTATTTATTTCCCAATGCTAATGTGCCGAGTGAACTAGAATCATTTAAAGGATTAAATGGACCAGAGTACGCGATGCCTGCAACAGACGGCGATGTATTTATTCACGTACGAGCTAAAGAAGAGGCAGTTGTTTATGAAACTGTTTCCCAATTAATGCAATTTTTAAGTCCAATTGCCGAAGTTATTGATGAAACAAAAGGATTTCGTTATTTTGAAGGGCGTGCCATTATTGGTTTCATCGATGGTACGGAAGCACCGAGTGCAGTAGACGCAGCTGAATATGCACTAATTGGTGAAGAAGATTCTGAATTTGAAAATGGCTCGTATGCTTTTGCTCAAAAGTGGATTCATGATATGAATTTTTGGAAAAGTTTATCAACCGATACACAAGAAAAAGCAGTTGGAAGGCAGAAATTTACGGATTTAGAGTTAGATGACGACGATAAATTTGCAAATGCTCATAATGTGGCTTCAAAACTTGAAATTGATGAAAAAGAGCAGAAGATTGTTCGTATGAACGTTCCTTTTTCTGATTTGAACACGAAACAAGTGGGTACCTACTTTATTGGTTATGCACGCCATTGGGAAGTAACTAAGGGTATGTTAAATCAGATGTTAGAAAAATCAGATTACTTGCTAACCTTCTCTCAAATTGTTAGCGGTCAACTCTTTTTTATTCCGTCTCGTCCAATGTTAGATAATATTGCCAGCGGCGAATTGTTCTAA
- the arsC gene encoding arsenate reductase (thioredoxin): MKKIYFLCTGNSCRSQMAEGYAKKILPANEFQIESAGIETHGLNLNAVKVMAEDGVDISSHYSKLIDLNYLNTSDLVITLCGDAKDKCPMLPPQTKSLHWPLSDPAQATGTLEEQLQEFRKVRDEIKKLVTSLNNYVH, from the coding sequence ATGAAAAAAATTTATTTTTTATGTACAGGAAATTCTTGTCGCAGTCAAATGGCTGAAGGATATGCAAAAAAAATATTGCCGGCAAATGAGTTTCAAATCGAGAGTGCAGGGATTGAAACTCATGGGTTAAATCTAAATGCTGTTAAAGTTATGGCTGAAGATGGAGTAGATATTAGTAGCCACTACTCTAAATTAATTGATCTAAATTATTTGAACACTTCAGATTTAGTTATTACTTTATGTGGTGATGCCAAGGATAAATGTCCTATGCTTCCCCCTCAAACCAAGAGTTTACACTGGCCTTTATCTGACCCAGCGCAAGCCACAGGAACTTTAGAAGAACAACTACAAGAATTCCGTAAGGTTCGTGACGAAATTAAAAAATTAGTTACAAGTTTGAATAACTACGTTCATTAA
- a CDS encoding heavy metal translocating P-type ATPase — translation MQQYILSKKNVITVISGLLIVLGFFSHFVLENVGLSEWSLIIASVFGIMPIAIQAFQAMKVKVISIDVLVSIAAIGALFIQNYEESAIVTFLFLFGHYLEHRTLNQTRSAIKELTEMAPESALKQMDNGEFEEVEVDDVDEGDILLVKTGAKVPVDGTVLTGEGHINEASITGEAVPVNKLADAEVFAGTILENGTIQIRADRVGEDTTFGKIVELVEEAQDSKSEAERFIDRFSKYYTPAVLVLAIVVWAFSQNIELAITILVLGCPGALVIGVPVSNVAGIGNGARNGVLLKGSEVIQDFSNVDTIVFDKTGTLTVGNPTVAATELYEKDSAETLGYLASVERESDHPLAKAVLNQIGETNFYPVEETEVVKGGGIVSSVAGHRVAVGNVALMEKENVTLSKKVQKDVKRFEQQGNSLVLTAVDGELKVLMGIRDQVRPGVKANLQELKDLGVKNLVVLSGDNQGTVDVVAGELGLTEAHGHMLPEDKSAYIGKLQQRGQIVAFVGDGVNDSPSLALADIGIAMGSGTDVAIETSDVVLMNSNFSNLPHALGIVKATANNMKQNIAISIGVVLVLLTSVFFSEWMNMSIGMLVHEGSILVVIFNAMRLMKYKLKGRKE, via the coding sequence ATGCAACAATATATATTAAGCAAGAAAAATGTTATCACCGTCATCAGTGGATTGTTAATCGTACTCGGTTTCTTCAGTCACTTTGTTTTAGAAAACGTAGGACTTTCAGAGTGGTCTTTGATCATCGCCTCTGTCTTTGGGATTATGCCAATTGCCATTCAAGCGTTTCAAGCAATGAAAGTCAAAGTCATCAGTATTGATGTCTTAGTCAGTATTGCAGCGATTGGTGCGCTTTTTATTCAAAATTATGAAGAATCGGCTATTGTCACGTTCTTATTCTTATTCGGACACTACTTGGAACACCGAACATTAAACCAAACGCGATCTGCTATCAAAGAATTGACTGAAATGGCGCCCGAAAGCGCCTTGAAACAAATGGATAATGGCGAATTTGAAGAAGTAGAAGTGGATGATGTAGATGAAGGGGATATCTTGCTCGTTAAAACGGGTGCGAAAGTTCCAGTAGATGGTACAGTTCTTACGGGTGAAGGGCATATCAATGAAGCTAGCATTACAGGTGAAGCTGTTCCGGTCAACAAGCTAGCTGATGCAGAAGTTTTTGCAGGAACCATTTTAGAAAACGGAACGATTCAAATCAGAGCTGACCGAGTTGGTGAGGACACCACATTTGGAAAAATTGTTGAACTCGTGGAAGAAGCACAAGATTCTAAATCCGAAGCGGAACGGTTCATTGATCGCTTTTCTAAATACTACACACCAGCTGTCTTGGTCCTGGCAATTGTTGTATGGGCGTTCAGTCAAAATATTGAGTTAGCAATCACCATCTTGGTTCTAGGTTGCCCAGGCGCATTAGTTATCGGAGTGCCTGTCTCAAACGTTGCCGGTATTGGGAATGGTGCTCGTAACGGTGTTCTTTTAAAAGGGAGTGAAGTCATTCAAGACTTCAGCAATGTGGATACAATTGTATTTGATAAGACAGGTACTTTAACTGTCGGAAACCCAACCGTTGCAGCGACTGAACTGTATGAAAAAGATTCTGCTGAAACGCTTGGCTATCTGGCCAGTGTGGAACGGGAATCAGATCATCCATTAGCAAAAGCGGTCTTAAATCAAATTGGAGAAACAAACTTTTATCCTGTTGAAGAAACTGAAGTCGTGAAAGGCGGCGGAATCGTTTCAAGTGTAGCTGGACATAGAGTGGCTGTCGGGAATGTGGCCTTGATGGAAAAAGAAAATGTCACTCTCAGCAAAAAAGTGCAAAAAGATGTCAAACGGTTTGAACAACAAGGGAACTCTCTCGTTTTGACAGCGGTCGACGGTGAATTAAAAGTACTGATGGGCATTCGCGACCAAGTCCGTCCGGGTGTGAAAGCTAATTTGCAGGAATTAAAAGACCTGGGCGTAAAAAATCTAGTCGTTCTTTCAGGAGATAACCAAGGAACCGTTGATGTGGTCGCAGGCGAACTTGGTTTGACCGAAGCTCACGGCCACATGTTGCCGGAAGACAAATCGGCTTATATCGGAAAACTCCAACAACGTGGTCAAATTGTAGCCTTTGTTGGAGATGGCGTTAACGATAGTCCGTCCTTAGCTTTAGCAGACATTGGCATCGCAATGGGAAGCGGAACGGACGTAGCGATCGAAACATCCGATGTCGTTTTAATGAACTCGAACTTCAGCAACTTGCCTCACGCATTAGGAATAGTAAAAGCTACCGCAAATAATATGAAACAAAATATCGCGATTTCAATTGGAGTAGTGTTGGTCTTGTTGACCAGCGTCTTCTTCAGCGAATGGATGAATATGTCTATCGGAATGTTGGTTCATGAAGGTAGTATCCTGGTGGTAATTTTCAATGCCATGAGATTAATGAAGTATAAGTTGAAAGGTCGAAAAGAATAA
- a CDS encoding transposase, with protein sequence MKAKRYSTEFKSSIVTLYNEGRSANSLANEYHLAVQTVTGWVKKAQIIGTDVTGKPVTRAQFNAMQKEVARLKEENEILKIAAVLLGEHRK encoded by the coding sequence ATGAAAGCTAAGCGATACTCAACAGAATTTAAGTCATCAATTGTCACCTTGTATAACGAGGGACGTTCTGCTAATTCTCTAGCCAATGAATACCACTTGGCTGTACAAACCGTCACGGGTTGGGTGAAGAAAGCCCAAATCATAGGGACGGACGTTACCGGTAAGCCAGTGACTCGCGCCCAATTTAATGCAATGCAGAAAGAAGTCGCAAGACTCAAAGAAGAAAACGAAATTTTAAAAATTGCGGCCGTTTTGCTGGGCGAACATCGCAAGTAA
- a CDS encoding FAD-binding oxidoreductase: MTLIRLVSVRLILWFFILILLPLPFIVLLLTELSMQFSSTLFGIIAGLVGYIWMLLSMYLSTRPHWLDRLIGLPEVYMMHGLVALVAILSAWIHKMLVHSGGMISLTGDVGLYIFSGVLAYSLVMMAGWITRKIVFLQAMKQYFSRFINHEWSVWLHRLNVVGVVVIFFHVQLIGYISRLNGFMDLFDGFSFIVIGYYFFYKWIQPHLDISAQLISRTEIGDNIQELTVQLPPKYRWHAGDWLFIRFPHYKELREAHPFSIVNLPDETGRLKLAIRGDGDFTRYLKTLSPEIEGIHVKLTRPFGQYHQFLKQHHEDQPLIIVAGGIGITPFISIAQMAVQRQQPVTFLYSTKHEKDAIYLDELTKFNQSDIYFKHQVGRFSDTQIVDMMQKNGIYLLAGPHAMTKYWRNFLKNRGVADSSIYFEPFEW; the protein is encoded by the coding sequence ATGACATTAATACGACTTGTAAGTGTGCGCTTAATCTTGTGGTTTTTTATCTTAATTTTATTACCGTTGCCGTTCATTGTTCTGTTACTAACTGAGTTATCGATGCAATTTAGTTCTACTTTGTTTGGTATTATTGCTGGTTTGGTAGGCTACATTTGGATGTTACTAAGCATGTACTTGAGTACACGGCCACATTGGTTAGATCGCTTAATTGGATTGCCAGAAGTATATATGATGCATGGGCTAGTGGCGTTAGTTGCAATTTTATCAGCTTGGATTCACAAAATGTTAGTGCACTCTGGTGGAATGATTTCATTAACAGGTGATGTTGGTTTATATATTTTTTCTGGTGTTTTAGCTTACTCACTGGTGATGATGGCTGGATGGATAACGCGAAAAATAGTATTTTTACAAGCGATGAAACAATACTTTAGTAGATTTATAAATCATGAATGGAGTGTTTGGTTGCATCGTTTGAATGTGGTAGGTGTTGTTGTTATATTTTTTCATGTTCAACTAATTGGTTATATCAGTCGATTGAATGGCTTTATGGATTTATTTGATGGATTTTCGTTTATTGTAATCGGATACTACTTTTTTTATAAATGGATACAGCCACATTTAGATATAAGTGCGCAACTAATCAGTCGAACGGAAATTGGTGATAACATTCAAGAGTTAACAGTGCAATTGCCACCAAAATATCGATGGCACGCAGGTGACTGGTTATTTATTCGTTTTCCACACTATAAAGAGTTACGTGAGGCTCATCCATTTTCTATTGTGAACTTGCCAGATGAAACAGGTAGATTGAAGTTAGCAATTCGAGGTGACGGTGATTTTACTAGATACTTAAAAACATTATCGCCAGAAATAGAAGGAATTCATGTGAAATTAACAAGGCCATTTGGACAGTATCATCAATTTTTGAAGCAACATCATGAAGATCAGCCATTGATTATTGTTGCTGGTGGAATTGGCATTACACCGTTTATATCTATTGCTCAAATGGCAGTGCAAAGACAACAACCAGTGACGTTTCTTTACTCAACTAAACACGAAAAGGATGCTATTTATTTAGATGAATTGACGAAGTTTAATCAAAGCGATATTTATTTCAAACATCAAGTAGGGCGGTTTTCTGATACACAAATTGTGGACATGATGCAAAAAAATGGTATCTATTTGCTGGCTGGTCCACATGCCATGACCAAATATTGGCGAAATTTTTTGAAAAATAGAGGCGTTGCGGATAGCAGTATTTATTTTGAACCCTTTGAGTGGTAA
- a CDS encoding heavy-metal-associated domain-containing protein: MEKAILQLETLSCPSCMQKIEGAVKSVNGVDKDSIKVLFNSSKVKVDFDSAVTSIEEIQKAIENVGYPVLKTKVKAA, from the coding sequence ATGGAAAAAGCTATATTGCAATTAGAAACGTTGTCTTGTCCAAGTTGTATGCAAAAAATTGAAGGTGCCGTGAAATCAGTTAACGGTGTTGATAAAGACAGCATTAAAGTATTATTCAACTCCAGCAAAGTCAAAGTCGATTTTGATTCAGCAGTCACTTCGATTGAAGAGATTCAAAAAGCTATCGAAAACGTAGGCTATCCGGTCCTTAAAACAAAAGTCAAGGCCGCTTAA
- a CDS encoding C4-dicarboxylate ABC transporter, with protein MNKTTGQWLGWIGILVGIIAFFWQPVWMGVAAVVLGIIGLFSPQKGLNWAAIIIGAIALALPLL; from the coding sequence ATGAATAAGACAACTGGGCAATGGTTAGGATGGATTGGAATTCTTGTAGGGATAATCGCTTTCTTTTGGCAACCAGTATGGATGGGCGTAGCTGCAGTCGTTCTAGGAATCATCGGGCTATTTTCCCCACAGAAAGGACTCAACTGGGCAGCGATTATTATTGGGGCAATTGCGTTAGCCCTGCCACTTTTATAA
- a CDS encoding ArsR/SmtB family transcription factor yields the protein MDTSTTSPINKEKIQSISKEFKVISDPTRLSILFLLQKEELSVGNIVLALDMEQSAISHQLKILNDSRLVKARREGKSMVYSLDDLHVFSILEQVLTHIKEQEQ from the coding sequence ATGGATACATCAACAACTTCGCCAATCAATAAAGAGAAGATCCAATCAATAAGCAAAGAATTCAAAGTGATTAGTGACCCTACACGCTTGTCAATTCTCTTTCTTTTACAGAAAGAAGAGCTCAGTGTTGGAAACATTGTGCTTGCATTGGATATGGAACAGTCCGCGATTTCACACCAACTAAAAATATTGAATGATTCACGTTTAGTGAAGGCAAGAAGAGAAGGGAAAAGCATGGTTTACAGTCTTGATGATCTTCATGTTTTCAGTATTCTCGAACAAGTCTTAACTCATATCAAAGAACAAGAACAATAA
- a CDS encoding restriction endonuclease — translation MGYCGTDGQAITTQATRDGGIDGFIQQDALGLQNIYIQVKRYAKSNSVGSRTIQSFSGALQERSAGNSNSGVFITTSSYTQDALISAKRLHIKAIDGEQLAKLIIKYKVGIKTINQFPIYEINKDDF, via the coding sequence ATGGGGTATTGTGGAACTGATGGTCAGGCAATAACTACGCAAGCAACTAGAGACGGTGGAATTGATGGATTTATCCAACAAGATGCATTAGGGCTACAAAATATATACATCCAGGTTAAAAGATACGCTAAATCAAATTCTGTAGGTTCTAGAACCATCCAAAGTTTTAGTGGAGCACTTCAGGAAAGAAGTGCAGGAAATAGTAATAGTGGTGTCTTTATAACTACTTCATCCTACACTCAAGATGCTTTAATATCCGCTAAACGTCTACATATAAAAGCTATTGACGGTGAACAATTGGCTAAACTAATAATTAAATATAAGGTTGGTATAAAAACCATCAATCAATTTCCAATTTATGAGATTAATAAAGACGACTTTTAA